Proteins found in one Brevibacillus brevis genomic segment:
- the panD gene encoding aspartate 1-decarboxylase translates to MQRHMCKGKIHRATVTQAELDYVGSITIDVALMDAADIKPYEIVQITSLRNATRWKTYALPGASGSGVICLNGPPAHLFSPGDLVIILSMGMYDESEVEQLVPKVVFVDGQNRITKIEEHHLIKNGETLP, encoded by the coding sequence ATGCAGCGACACATGTGCAAAGGCAAAATTCACAGGGCGACAGTTACGCAGGCCGAACTGGATTACGTGGGGAGTATCACAATTGACGTTGCTCTCATGGATGCGGCAGATATCAAGCCTTATGAAATCGTGCAAATAACCAGTTTGCGGAATGCCACGCGCTGGAAAACATACGCGTTACCCGGAGCGTCGGGTAGCGGAGTCATCTGTCTGAACGGTCCGCCTGCCCACTTATTCTCGCCAGGAGATCTCGTCATCATTTTGAGTATGGGCATGTACGATGAATCCGAGGTCGAACAGCTCGTTCCCAAGGTCGTGTTTGTGGACGGACAGAATCGTATCACGAAAATAGAG
- a CDS encoding Ldh family oxidoreductase, which translates to MHPALFHWKRLEQVVTEVLVQAGAKHKHARLVAESLVHADLRGIESHGLARLPIYIQRIEAGLIELNDEPVVWKQEGATALVDGKNQLGAVVGVAALEEAIKLSQQMGIGAVGVRHSNHFGSCSYYAERAITEGRILLVLSNAPEAMAPTGGIRPFFGTNPIAVGIPAGKEPSFLLDMATSVAARGKIALAVKKGESIPADWAIDPNGNETTDPTQALLGSLLPIGGAKGYGLAMFIDILCGLLTGAATGPHVKSLYDNWDDPQNVGHLFLTVDIERFMPLPDFCANMDAYIREVKSVPTKEGVSEIFIPGEIESRKKQERLENGIPFDPNLTKELSQLCRTYGVDLRAAYHTP; encoded by the coding sequence ATGCACCCTGCACTCTTTCATTGGAAGCGTTTGGAGCAAGTCGTAACAGAAGTGCTTGTTCAGGCAGGTGCCAAACATAAGCACGCAAGGCTTGTCGCAGAATCTCTCGTCCATGCTGATTTGCGCGGCATCGAATCCCATGGTTTAGCGAGGCTGCCGATCTATATCCAACGAATCGAAGCAGGCTTGATTGAATTGAATGATGAACCAGTGGTATGGAAACAGGAAGGAGCAACAGCACTGGTAGACGGCAAAAACCAACTGGGTGCGGTCGTCGGGGTTGCGGCATTGGAGGAAGCGATCAAGTTGTCGCAGCAGATGGGAATCGGGGCAGTAGGTGTTCGTCATTCCAACCACTTTGGCTCCTGTTCGTACTATGCAGAACGAGCGATAACAGAAGGGAGGATTCTTCTGGTCCTTTCCAATGCCCCCGAAGCCATGGCGCCAACAGGAGGGATTCGCCCTTTTTTCGGAACGAATCCGATTGCAGTGGGGATACCGGCAGGGAAAGAACCATCCTTTTTGCTAGATATGGCTACAAGTGTCGCTGCCAGAGGAAAAATCGCCTTAGCCGTTAAAAAAGGAGAATCCATTCCTGCGGATTGGGCCATCGACCCCAATGGGAATGAAACGACTGATCCCACACAAGCCTTGCTAGGCTCACTTTTGCCAATCGGGGGAGCAAAGGGTTATGGATTGGCGATGTTCATCGATATCTTGTGTGGGCTGCTCACGGGTGCTGCGACAGGGCCACATGTAAAAAGCCTGTATGACAATTGGGACGATCCACAAAATGTTGGACATCTATTCTTGACAGTGGATATTGAACGATTTATGCCACTCCCCGATTTTTGTGCCAATATGGATGCCTACATTCGTGAGGTGAAAAGCGTACCTACGAAAGAAGGTGTATCCGAAATTTTCATTCCTGGGGAGATCGAGAGCCGAAAAAAGCAAGAACGTTTGGAAAACGGTATCCCGTTCGATCCGAATCTGACAAAAGAACTCAGCCAATTATGCCGCACCTATGGAGTCGATTTGCGCGCTGCGTATCATACCCCCTAA